A window from Citrus sinensis cultivar Valencia sweet orange chromosome 3, DVS_A1.0, whole genome shotgun sequence encodes these proteins:
- the LOC102617480 gene encoding trihelix transcription factor GTL1 isoform X2 has protein sequence MQQGGGGGGDGEGGGGGGGTQSQYGEMATTSTATAAAAAAHIDMGQQPVEAASPISSRPPASASNLDELMRLSGGDDDEGDRGGGVSSGNRWPSQETLALLKIRSDMDAAFRDATVKGPLWEDVSRKLAELGYKRSAKKCKEKFENVHKYYKRTKEGRAGRQDGKSYKFFSQLEALYSSPTSTSTSTATTSNVSASLPKPVTTVADTSTLDVAPVSVGIPMPISSSVRIPTSPITLTCFPYHDLRSTLIPPPSSAVNVPGSVTTPVPPTATTSTTPVGISFSSKSSSSPETEDDDEDVMDFEGQPSNTAGTSSRGRNRKRKRQTSSSHRMMAFFEGLMKQVMQKQEAMQQSFLEVIEKRERDRMIREEAWKRQEMSRLAREHELMAQERAISASRDASIINFLQKITGQTIQLPPAITIPAAPPPPPPQPQSPSQAVPVATNTTQSHHMPPPERRDIQQHHHRHQQIQSSAAEAVTARHQQPSGTVSTSIPSQVVMAVPEQQVPPSDHQEIGSGGNLEPASSRWPKVEVLALIKLRSGLEHRYQEAGPKGPLWEEISVGMQRMGYNRNAKRCKEKWENINKYFKKVKESNKRRPEDAKTCPYFHELDALYRKKIIGVGGTSTSSQNRPEERHQSQSEQQHQQENVNPVTNPQESSINVLPAPLLITQAHSDSENKNGNAQASNVGVTGSLFGEGNLGASKKKTL, from the exons ATGCAGCAAGGAGGAGGAGGCGGCGGCGATGGTGAaggtggaggtggaggtggaggCACCCAATCCCAATACGGAGAAATGGCGACGACTAGTACTGCTACTGCTGCAGCGGCAGCCGCTCACATAGACATGGGACAGCAACCAGTAGAAGCTGCTTCACCCATAAGCAGCCGACCACCTGCAAGTGCAAGCAATTTGGATGAACTCATGAGGCTTTCTGggggagatgatgatgaaggcGATCGAGGTGGAGGTGTTTCCAGCGGCAACAGATGGCCCAGTCAAGAAACATTAGCACTTCTCAAGATTAGGTCTGATATGGATGCCGCCTTCCGTGATGCCACCGTCAAAGGTCCTCTTTGGGAAGATGTCTCCAG GAAACTAGCGGAGCTGGGATACAAACGGAGTGCCAAGAAATGCAAGGAAAAATTTGAGAATGTTCACAAGTACTATAAGCGAACGAAGGAAGGTAGAGCCGGTCGTCAAGATGGAAaaagttacaaattttttagcCAGCTCGAGGCTCTTTATTCATCCCCTACAAGTACTAGTACCAGTACTGCCACCACCAGTAACGTGTCAGCTTCTCTACCAAAGCCCGTGACAACTGTCGCTGATACTAGCACTTTAGATGTTGCTCCTGTCTCTGTTGGGATCCCAATGCCCATCTCCTCTTCTGTTCGTATTCCTACTTCACCTATCACTCTTACGTGCTTTCCCTACCACGATCTTAGGTCAACATTAATACCACCCCCCTCCTCCGCCGTCAATGTTCCTGGATCTGTCACTACACCAGTGCCACCAACAGCTACTACAAGCACCACCCCCGTTGGAATCAGTTTTTCTTCTAAAAGTTCTTCTTCTCCAGAAACTGAGGATGACGACGAAGACGTGATGGACTTTGAAGGACAGCCATCCAATACGGCCGGTACCAGCAGCCGCGGCCGCAACCGCAAACGAAAGAGACAAACATCCAGCAGCCATAGGATGATGGCGTTCTTTGAGGGTCTGATGAAACAGGTGATGCAAAAGCAGGAGGCCATGCAGCAAAGTTTCTTGGAGGTCATTGAGAAGAGAGAACGAGACAGGATGATAAGAGAAGAGGCTTGGAAGAGGCAAGAGATGTCTAGGCTGGCTCGTGAACACGAGCTTATGGCACAGGAACGGGCCATTTCTGCTTCCAGGGATGCttccattattaattttcttcagaAAATTACTGGTCAAACCATACAATTGCCTCCTGCTATAACTATTCCTGCTGCCCCGCCTCCACCTCCACCACAACCACAATCACCATCACAAGCGGTCCCTGTCGCTACAAATACTACACAGTCTCATCATATGCCGCCACCAGAACGCAGAGATATTCAACAACACCATCATCGGCATCAACAAATTCAAAGTAGTGCTGCTGAAGCTGTGACCGCGAGGCATCAGCAACCGAGTGGTACTGTCTCCACATCCATACCTTCCCAAGTAGTGATGGCAGTTCCTGAACAACAGGTACCACCATCTGATCATCAGGAGATTGGTAGCGGTGGAAACTTGGAACCAGCCTCGTCGAGATGGCCGAAAGTTGAGGTTCTTGCACTTATAAAGTTAAGGAGTGGACTAGAACACAGGTACCAAGAGGCTGGGCCAAAGGGACCTCTATGGGAAGAAATATCTGTAGGAATGCAGCGAATGGGCTACAATAGGAATGCCAAGAGATGCAAGGAGAAATGGGAGAACATCAACAAGTATTTCAAGAAGGTTAAAGAAAGTAACAAGAGACGCCCTGAAGATGCCAAAACCTGCCCTTACTTCCACGAGCTTGATGCACTCTACCGGAAAAAGATAATTGGAGTTGGCGGCACCAGCACTAGTAGCCAGAATAGACCAGAAGAACGTCATCAATCCCAATCCGAACAACAGCATCAGCAAGAGAACGTGAACCCAGTAACAAATCCCCAAGAAAGCAGCATTAATGTTTTGCCGGCACCTCTACTGATCACCCAAGCTCATTCTGActcagaaaacaaaaatggcaATGCACAAGCAAGCAATGTCGGTGTAACAGGCAGCCTCTTTGGAGAAGGAAACTTAGGAGCATCCAAAAAg AAGACATTGTGA
- the LOC102617480 gene encoding trihelix transcription factor GTL1 isoform X1 has product MQQGGGGGGDGEGGGGGGGTQSQYGEMATTSTATAAAAAAHIDMGQQPVEAASPISSRPPASASNLDELMRLSGGDDDEGDRGGGVSSGNRWPSQETLALLKIRSDMDAAFRDATVKGPLWEDVSRKLAELGYKRSAKKCKEKFENVHKYYKRTKEGRAGRQDGKSYKFFSQLEALYSSPTSTSTSTATTSNVSASLPKPVTTVADTSTLDVAPVSVGIPMPISSSVRIPTSPITLTCFPYHDLRSTLIPPPSSAVNVPGSVTTPVPPTATTSTTPVGISFSSKSSSSPETEDDDEDVMDFEGQPSNTAGTSSRGRNRKRKRQTSSSHRMMAFFEGLMKQVMQKQEAMQQSFLEVIEKRERDRMIREEAWKRQEMSRLAREHELMAQERAISASRDASIINFLQKITGQTIQLPPAITIPAAPPPPPPQPQSPSQAVPVATNTTQSHHMPPPERRDIQQHHHRHQQIQSSAAEAVTARHQQPSGTVSTSIPSQVVMAVPEQQVPPSDHQEIGSGGNLEPASSRWPKVEVLALIKLRSGLEHRYQEAGPKGPLWEEISVGMQRMGYNRNAKRCKEKWENINKYFKKVKESNKRRPEDAKTCPYFHELDALYRKKIIGVGGTSTSSQNRPEERHQSQSEQQHQQENVNPVTNPQESSINVLPAPLLITQAHSDSENKNGNAQASNVGVTGSLFGEGNLGASKKPEDIVKELMNQQGTQQKQQQPQASIVDDQFDKVEESNMGSESDNMEYEEDERDDDEESEEDSNKMANYKVEFQRQNTSNGGGNGAPSFLAMVQ; this is encoded by the exons ATGCAGCAAGGAGGAGGAGGCGGCGGCGATGGTGAaggtggaggtggaggtggaggCACCCAATCCCAATACGGAGAAATGGCGACGACTAGTACTGCTACTGCTGCAGCGGCAGCCGCTCACATAGACATGGGACAGCAACCAGTAGAAGCTGCTTCACCCATAAGCAGCCGACCACCTGCAAGTGCAAGCAATTTGGATGAACTCATGAGGCTTTCTGggggagatgatgatgaaggcGATCGAGGTGGAGGTGTTTCCAGCGGCAACAGATGGCCCAGTCAAGAAACATTAGCACTTCTCAAGATTAGGTCTGATATGGATGCCGCCTTCCGTGATGCCACCGTCAAAGGTCCTCTTTGGGAAGATGTCTCCAG GAAACTAGCGGAGCTGGGATACAAACGGAGTGCCAAGAAATGCAAGGAAAAATTTGAGAATGTTCACAAGTACTATAAGCGAACGAAGGAAGGTAGAGCCGGTCGTCAAGATGGAAaaagttacaaattttttagcCAGCTCGAGGCTCTTTATTCATCCCCTACAAGTACTAGTACCAGTACTGCCACCACCAGTAACGTGTCAGCTTCTCTACCAAAGCCCGTGACAACTGTCGCTGATACTAGCACTTTAGATGTTGCTCCTGTCTCTGTTGGGATCCCAATGCCCATCTCCTCTTCTGTTCGTATTCCTACTTCACCTATCACTCTTACGTGCTTTCCCTACCACGATCTTAGGTCAACATTAATACCACCCCCCTCCTCCGCCGTCAATGTTCCTGGATCTGTCACTACACCAGTGCCACCAACAGCTACTACAAGCACCACCCCCGTTGGAATCAGTTTTTCTTCTAAAAGTTCTTCTTCTCCAGAAACTGAGGATGACGACGAAGACGTGATGGACTTTGAAGGACAGCCATCCAATACGGCCGGTACCAGCAGCCGCGGCCGCAACCGCAAACGAAAGAGACAAACATCCAGCAGCCATAGGATGATGGCGTTCTTTGAGGGTCTGATGAAACAGGTGATGCAAAAGCAGGAGGCCATGCAGCAAAGTTTCTTGGAGGTCATTGAGAAGAGAGAACGAGACAGGATGATAAGAGAAGAGGCTTGGAAGAGGCAAGAGATGTCTAGGCTGGCTCGTGAACACGAGCTTATGGCACAGGAACGGGCCATTTCTGCTTCCAGGGATGCttccattattaattttcttcagaAAATTACTGGTCAAACCATACAATTGCCTCCTGCTATAACTATTCCTGCTGCCCCGCCTCCACCTCCACCACAACCACAATCACCATCACAAGCGGTCCCTGTCGCTACAAATACTACACAGTCTCATCATATGCCGCCACCAGAACGCAGAGATATTCAACAACACCATCATCGGCATCAACAAATTCAAAGTAGTGCTGCTGAAGCTGTGACCGCGAGGCATCAGCAACCGAGTGGTACTGTCTCCACATCCATACCTTCCCAAGTAGTGATGGCAGTTCCTGAACAACAGGTACCACCATCTGATCATCAGGAGATTGGTAGCGGTGGAAACTTGGAACCAGCCTCGTCGAGATGGCCGAAAGTTGAGGTTCTTGCACTTATAAAGTTAAGGAGTGGACTAGAACACAGGTACCAAGAGGCTGGGCCAAAGGGACCTCTATGGGAAGAAATATCTGTAGGAATGCAGCGAATGGGCTACAATAGGAATGCCAAGAGATGCAAGGAGAAATGGGAGAACATCAACAAGTATTTCAAGAAGGTTAAAGAAAGTAACAAGAGACGCCCTGAAGATGCCAAAACCTGCCCTTACTTCCACGAGCTTGATGCACTCTACCGGAAAAAGATAATTGGAGTTGGCGGCACCAGCACTAGTAGCCAGAATAGACCAGAAGAACGTCATCAATCCCAATCCGAACAACAGCATCAGCAAGAGAACGTGAACCCAGTAACAAATCCCCAAGAAAGCAGCATTAATGTTTTGCCGGCACCTCTACTGATCACCCAAGCTCATTCTGActcagaaaacaaaaatggcaATGCACAAGCAAGCAATGTCGGTGTAACAGGCAGCCTCTTTGGAGAAGGAAACTTAGGAGCATCCAAAAAg CCAGAAGACATTGTGAAGGAGCTAATGAATCAGCAGGGGACCCAACAAAAACAGCAGCAGCCACAAGCGTCAATAGTGGATGATCAATTTGATAAGGTTGAGGAATCCAACATGGGCAGTGAAAGCGATAATATGGAGTATGAGGAGGATGAAAGGGATGATGATGAGGAATCAGAAGAAGACAGTAATAAGATGGCTAATTATAAAGTAGAGTTTCAGCGACAGAACACCTCTAATGGGGGAGGAAATGGGGCACCCTCTTTTTTAGCCATGGTTCAGTGA